One Dreissena polymorpha isolate Duluth1 chromosome 9, UMN_Dpol_1.0, whole genome shotgun sequence genomic window carries:
- the LOC127843893 gene encoding endonuclease/exonuclease/phosphatase family domain-containing protein 1-like — translation MLLGDFNLSPNTKDFDDLRNLGYLNCIADGVFTNISDANKKGSKTYDNIWISKQTKQVFTGQCDVVREGLSSPWIPKGWTWGGVVSDHCPVWAQFYTGRDLDTGDLKIGPEVIKFALTD, via the exons ATGCTGCTTGGTGACTTTAACCTGTCTCCAAATACCAAAG attttgatGATCTTCGAAATCTAGGCTATCTCAATTGTATTGCCGACGGTGTCTTCACAAACATAAGTGACGCCAACAAAAAAGGCAGCAAGACATACGATAACATCTGGATATCTAAACAGACAAAACAAGTGTTCACTG GTCAATGTGACGTCGTGAGAGAGGGCCTGTCCAGTCCCTGGATCCCCAAGGGCTGGACGTGGGGCGGGGTCGTGAGTGACCACTGTCCAGTGTGGGCCCAGTTCTACACGGGCCGTGACCTTGACACTGGAGACCTGAAGATCGGACCAGAGGTTATTAAATTTGCACTGACTGACTGA